Proteins from a single region of Gossypium arboreum isolate Shixiya-1 chromosome 1, ASM2569848v2, whole genome shotgun sequence:
- the LOC108463581 gene encoding ankyrin repeat-containing protein At5g02620-like: MEVASTEKPPSFPPARKRMTTQITIKRDETPLHYAVRCKDLAVVKEILTTTEENELKELLPKQNQSGETALYIATENGYVDLVKEMINYYDLSDAGIKARNGFDAFHIAAKQGDLEILKVLLAVHPELAMTVDLSNTTALHTAATQGHIEIVNFLLEVGSGLATIARSNGKTALHSAARNGHVEVVKALLGSEPGIAPRTDKKGQTALHMAVKGQNLKVVEELISVDPSLMINMVDTKGNTPLHIAARKGRIQIVKLLIRHKETNTKAVNKSRETALDTAEKTGNPEVTTILQQHGVQSARNIKPVALNPARELKQTVSDIKHEVHNQLEHTRQTRKNVHDIVKRLHKMHSEGLNNTMNSTNVVAVLIASVAFAAIFTLPGQFIDNPNQVPKGHSLGESNIAIYPAFVIFFIFDSLALFISLAIVVVQTSVVVIESKAKKKMAAVINKLLWLACVLVTVAFLALSYIIVGQRWYWLASGISVVGAILMVATLAGMCYWVIRYRLKATNMKNTRSPTASRSRSAIMSDSEIINNKFQMYAL, from the exons aTGGAGGTGGCATCAACCGAGAAGCCGCCGAGCTTTCCTCCTGCTCGGAAAAGGATGACGACACAGATAACAATAAAACGCGACGAAACGCCTCTGCATTACGCCGTACGATGTAAAGACCTTGCGGTGGTGAAAGAAATCCTTACGACTACCGAGGAAAATGAACTGAAAGAACTATTGCCTAAACAAAACCAATCTGGTGAAACTGCTCTTTATATTGCAACCGAAAACGGTTATGTCGATTTGGTTAAGGAGATGATAAACTATTACGATCTCTCCGATGCCGGGATCAAAGCTCGAAATGGCTTCGATGCATTCCATATTGCTGCTAAACAAGGAGATTTAG AAATATTGAAAGTGCTACTAGCAGTGCATCCTGAACTAGCAATGACAGTGGATTTATCAAACACCACGGCTCTACACACAGCTGCAACACAAGGGCACATTGAGATTGTGAATTTCTTATTAGAAGTAGGCAGTGGTTTGGCTACAATAGCAAGGAGCAATGGCAAAACAGCTTTACATTCAGCAGCAAGAAATGGGCATGTGGAGGTTGTGAAGGCACTTTTGGGCAGTGAACCAGGGATTGCTCCAAGGACTGATAAGAAAGGCCAAACTGCACTTCACATGGCAGTGAAGGGGCAGAACCTTAAGGTGGTAGAGGAATTGATTAGTGTTGATCCTTCATTAATGATAAACATGGTTGATACAAAGGGAAATACGCCTTTGCATATAGCTGCCCGGAAGGGCAGAATTCAG ATCGTTAAGTTGTTAATTCGACACAAAGAAACCAACACAAAAGCCGTGAACAAAAGCCGCGAGACAGCGTTAGATACAGCTGAAAAAACGGGGAACCCCGAGGTTACCACCATTCTGCAACAGCATGGAGTTCAAAGTGCTCGAAACATCAAGCCTGTAGCATTGAACCCTGCCCGTGAGTTAAAACAAACAGTGAGTGACATCAAGCATGAAGTGCAcaatcaactagaacatactcgTCAAACTAGAAAAAATGTGCACGACATCGTCAAAAGACTCCACAAAATGCATTCCGAAGGTCTAAACAACACGATGAACTCCACCAACGTAGTCGCCGTCTTAATTGCCAGCGTCGCCTTTGCTGCCATCTTCACTCTCCCTGGCCAATTCATTGACAACCCGAACCAAGTCCCGAAGGGTCACTCCCTGGGGGAATCAAACATTGCTATATACCCAGCCTTTGTAATATTCTTCATCTTTGATTCCCTTGCACTCTTCATATCTCTTGCTATAGTGGTGGTTCAAACCTCGGTTGTTGTGATCGAGAGCAAGGCAAAGAAGAAGATGGCAGCGGTGATCAACAAGCTACTGTGGTTGGCTTGTGTGCTTGTTACGGTGGCGTTTTTAGCATTGTCGTACATTATAGTTGGGCAAAGGTGGTATTGGCTTGCATCCGGGATAAGCGTTGTGGGAGCAATATTAATGGTGGCAACTCTAGCGGGCATGTGTTATTGGGTGATACGATATCGCCTTAAGGCTACCAACATGAAAAATACACGATCGCCCACCGCCAGCAGGTCGCGTTCAGCGATTATGTCCGATTCTGAGATTATAAACAATAAGTTTCAAATGTATGCCCTTTAA
- the LOC108463466 gene encoding exocyst complex component EXO70H1, giving the protein MPRKGMRNIFFKSPSPTRMTPPSSPLHHTFSESLMEENIEVAQFIITKWDSSHDDNLVSLFSDKDEARQYLGSIKGLQKAMKYLVLHQSNSEKLVRAQLLMQTAMKRLQNEFYQILKSNRDYLDPESVSAHSSSRPSVSRSSFSEFEEEEEEEDESENENDSVPEVETASLAAMADLRAIAEAMISAGYAKECIKVYKIIRKSIVDEALYHLGVEREFTFQRIQKMEWEVLEFKIKNWLSAVKMAVKTLFYGERLLCDQVFSVSAAIRESCFTEISKEGALALFGFPENVAKCKQTPEKLFRILDLYEAVSGLWPEVESIFSFESTAAVRATAVNSLIKLGDTVRTMLMDFETAIQKDSSKTTVPGGGIHPLTRYVMNYISFLADYCGILSNIFEDWPFTVPSALPESYFGSPDSEGSISSPISVRVAWLILVMLCKLDGKAAMYKDVPLSYLFLANNLQYVTEKVRQSNLKFLLGDDWLINHELKVKQYAENYEKIGWSKVLASLPENQTAEIPADRVNDHFKKFNSAFEEAYMKQVSWVVPDPKLRDHIKISLARRIIPIYKEFYESNGGVQMKKEMWGESFIRFTPDDLGNYWSDMFYGSRSSGSVSSSSRGGGRSH; this is encoded by the coding sequence ATGCCAAGAAAAGGAATGAggaacattttcttcaaatcaccaTCTCCAACGAGGATGACACCGCCTTCTTCTCCACTCCACCATACTTTTTCAGAGTCACTAATGGAGGAGAACATTGAAGTAGCCCAATTCATCATCACCAAATGGGACTCCTCGCATGACGACAATCTCGTTTCTCTTTTCTCCGATAAGGATGAAGCCAGACAATATCTGGGTTCCATTAAAGGATTGCAAAAGGCTATGAAGTACTTGGTTTTACACCAATCCAATTCGGAGAAACTCGTCCGAGCTCAACTACTGATGCAAACCGCCATGAAAAGGTTGCAGAACGAGTTTTACCAGATTTTGAAGTCCAACCGGGATTATCTCGACCCAGAATCTGTTTCGGCTCACTCATCTTCCAGGCCCTCGGTTTCCAGGTCTAGCTTTTCGgaatttgaagaagaagaagaagaagaagatgagtcGGAGAACGAGAATGATTCGGTGCCTGAAGTGGAGACAGCGTCGTTAGCTGCTATGGCGGATTTGAGAGCTATTGCGGAAGCCATGATATCGGCGGGGTACGCTAAGGAGTGTATCAAAGTTTATAAGATTATTCGGAAATCGATCGTCGATGAAGCTCTTTACCATCTCGGAGTTGAAAGGGAGTTCACATTTCAGAGGATTCAGAAGATGGAATGGGAGGTTCTGGAGTTTAAAATCAAGAACTGGTTAAGCGCTGTTAAAATGGCGGTTAAAACGCTGTTTTATGGCGAGAGGCTCCTCTGCGATCAAGTGTTTTCCGTTTCGGCCGCCATAAGGGAATCTTGTTTCACGGAAATTTCGAAAGAAGGAGCTTTGGCTCTGTTTGGTTTCCCGGAAAATGTAGCCAAGTGCAAGCAAACTCCGGAGAAATTGTTCCGTATCTTGGACTTATACGAAGCAGTTTCCGGTCTTTGGCCGGAAGTCGAATCAATCTTCAGCTTCGAATCAACGGCGGCAGTACGAGCAACCGCCGTTAACTCCTTGATCAAGCTCGGCGACACCGTTAGGACGATGTTAATGGACTTTGAAACGGCGATTCAAAAGGATTCATCCAAAACGACGGTTCCAGGCGGTGGGATCCACCCTCTAACACGCTACGTAATGAATTACATCTCTTTCCTCGCCGATTACTGCGGGATTCTCTCCAACATATTCGAGGATTGGCCGTTCACGGTTCCTTCCGCTTTACCGGAGTCTTACTTCGGGAGCCCCGACAGCGAGGGGAGCATTTCATCGCCGATTTCCGTCCGGGTAGCCTGGCTCATCCTCGTCATGCTGTGTAAACTCGACGGCAAAGCCGCGATGTACAAAGATGTGCCGCTTTCTTACTTGTTCTTAGCGAATAATCTCCAATACGTCACCGAAAAAGTCCGTCAATCGAACCTGAAATTCCTCCTCGGCGACGATTGGCTGATAAATCACGAACTGAAAGTGAAACAGTACGCTGAGAATTACGAGAAGATTGGATGGAGCAAAGTGCTTGCGTCACTGCCAGAGAATCAGACTGCTGAGATTCCGGCCGATAGGGTGAACGACCATTTCAAGAAATTCAATTCGGCTTTCGAAGAAGCTTACATGAAACAAGTTTCTTGGGTCGTACCCGACCCGAAACTCCGAGATCATATCAAGATTTCATTGGCGAGACGGATCATACCGATCTATAAAGAGTTTTACGAGTCAAACGGCGGAGTGCAAATGAAAAAGGAAATGTGGGGTGAGTCATTTATCAGATTTACCCCTGATGATTTAGGAAACTACTGGTCGGATATGTTCTATGGAAGCAGAAGCTCAGGGAGTGTTTCATCAAGTTCAAGGGGAGGTGGCCGGAGTCATTGA